One genomic window of Desulfovibrio desulfuricans includes the following:
- a CDS encoding TolC family protein, producing the protein MKRIPELGLVFLVVGVLAGPVGGNAALADSSVAARPSGSAAVPVFSGRTLPSGKDNALPTGAVSMPEAVDRALRHNPSLGSQEAQGQSSEEARKSARGAFGPKLGTTYSASKQERKTSPALPSSSRPAENGTYTWAVEISQPVFQGFQLLANYQKAALQADSDKASVRNAELSMTENVQTQFLNYLRYEESVRSQRDALARLQDQLRITTAFFGVGLRPRLDVLQAEVDVRQAENTLIQVENSRDTSLAKLNTLLGLPATAKIKFTGKLAHVPFTRSLEQCLEAAYRQRPDLYMAARSVEIAGKSQQAVQSGYYPQVEAYYNVSQSGNSLDLQEKGDRGSRSSVWEVGARATWDVFQWGTTYYADKEAGWLVTKMRYAEEDLKLSVGYDIKSKLLAVQEAAKRITVAEKGVEQSTEAYNVALARYQEQVGTNFDVLDASSKLTTAQATLTGAKADYLTALAQLYVAMGEFHPDLMRR; encoded by the coding sequence ATGAAACGCATTCCTGAACTGGGCCTCGTGTTTCTTGTTGTTGGTGTGCTTGCCGGGCCTGTGGGCGGCAATGCAGCGCTTGCCGATTCTTCTGTTGCCGCGCGCCCTTCTGGCAGCGCCGCCGTGCCGGTTTTTAGCGGAAGAACCTTGCCTTCAGGCAAGGACAATGCTTTGCCTACCGGGGCAGTTTCCATGCCCGAGGCTGTGGATCGCGCTTTGCGTCATAATCCGAGCCTGGGTTCGCAAGAGGCGCAGGGGCAGTCTTCTGAAGAAGCGCGCAAATCTGCGCGCGGGGCTTTTGGCCCCAAGCTTGGCACGACGTATTCCGCCTCCAAGCAGGAGAGAAAAACATCGCCCGCCTTGCCCAGCAGTAGCAGACCGGCGGAAAACGGCACCTATACCTGGGCCGTGGAAATTTCTCAGCCAGTGTTTCAGGGGTTTCAGCTTCTGGCCAATTATCAGAAGGCAGCCCTTCAGGCCGACAGCGATAAAGCCTCAGTGCGCAATGCCGAACTCTCCATGACAGAAAATGTTCAGACCCAGTTTCTGAACTATCTGCGCTATGAAGAAAGCGTGCGCAGCCAGCGTGACGCTCTGGCCCGGTTACAGGATCAGCTGCGCATCACCACGGCCTTTTTTGGCGTAGGTCTTCGCCCCCGGCTGGATGTGCTCCAGGCAGAAGTGGACGTGCGCCAGGCCGAGAATACCTTGATTCAGGTCGAAAACAGCCGCGACACCAGCCTTGCCAAGCTGAATACCTTGCTGGGGCTGCCCGCCACGGCCAAGATCAAGTTTACCGGCAAGCTTGCCCATGTGCCCTTTACCCGGTCGCTGGAGCAGTGCCTTGAAGCGGCCTACCGCCAGCGGCCCGATCTTTACATGGCGGCGCGCTCGGTGGAAATCGCGGGCAAATCGCAGCAGGCCGTGCAGAGCGGCTATTATCCGCAGGTGGAAGCCTATTACAATGTTTCGCAGAGCGGCAATTCGCTTGATCTGCAGGAAAAGGGCGACCGGGGTTCACGCAGCTCCGTATGGGAAGTGGGCGCCCGGGCCACCTGGGACGTTTTTCAGTGGGGAACCACGTACTATGCCGACAAAGAGGCAGGCTGGCTGGTCACAAAGATGCGCTATGCCGAAGAAGACCTGAAACTCAGCGTTGGCTACGACATCAAGTCGAAACTGCTTGCCGTGCAGGAAGCCGCCAAACGGATAACCGTGGCGGAAAAGGGCGTGGAGCAGTCTACTGAGGCATACAATGTGGCATTGGCCCGTTATCAGGAGCAGGTGGGCACCAACTTTGACGTGCTGGACGCTTCGTCCAAGCTCACCACCGCTCAGGCGACGTTAACAGGAGCAAAAGCCGATTATCTGACCGCTCTGGCGCAATTATATGTGGCCATGGGCGAATTTCACCCTGATCTTATGCGGCGTTGA
- the tolQ gene encoding protein TolQ, with the protein MEFSFFSMIAQASLVAKAVLAFLVMMSIGSWGLMIQKFIGLSAANKKALSGTERFEKAANLREAVQSLGSDPTSPLYYIAHQGVLEFNRSKELGNSSEVVVDNVRRALRQGVGTELARLQSSLSILATCANTAPFIGLFGTVWGIMSSFHSIGMLKSASLATVAPGISEALVATAIGLAVAVPATIGFNIFMGKLSQVDTLLVNFAGVFLNRVQREINAHRPVQRTGATEM; encoded by the coding sequence ATGGAATTCAGTTTTTTTTCGATGATCGCCCAGGCAAGCCTGGTGGCCAAGGCGGTGCTGGCGTTTCTGGTCATGATGTCCATTGGGAGCTGGGGGCTGATGATCCAGAAATTCATCGGCCTGAGCGCAGCTAACAAAAAGGCTCTCAGCGGCACGGAAAGGTTCGAGAAGGCGGCCAATCTGCGCGAAGCCGTGCAGTCTTTGGGTTCCGACCCAACTTCCCCGCTGTACTACATCGCCCATCAGGGCGTTCTTGAATTCAACCGTTCCAAAGAACTTGGCAACAGCAGTGAAGTGGTGGTCGACAACGTTCGCCGCGCGCTGCGTCAGGGTGTGGGCACGGAACTGGCCCGGCTGCAAAGCTCGCTGTCTATTCTGGCCACCTGCGCCAACACGGCCCCCTTTATCGGCCTGTTTGGCACGGTCTGGGGCATCATGAGCTCCTTCCACTCCATCGGCATGCTCAAGTCGGCCTCCCTGGCTACCGTTGCCCCCGGTATTTCGGAAGCTCTGGTTGCTACGGCCATCGGCCTGGCAGTGGCTGTTCCGGCCACCATCGGCTTCAATATCTTCATGGGCAAGCTTTCGCAGGTTGATACGCTGCTGGTGAACTTTGCCGGCGTGTTCCTCAACCGCGTCCAGCGCGAAATCAACGCCCACCGCCCCGTGCAGCGCACGGGCGCAACGGAGATGTAG
- a CDS encoding PD40 domain-containing protein encodes MKKQLLLLTLGFWLALGSGAQAAMRVDIYGPGQNIVNLALAAPIKGPSVEANSMGTDLQKIVQENLSFLPFMRLTDPRAVLGGVVLPGYEPPSLDFKRFQLAGSDIVVTTYWPEGDSGTRPVQIRAFETNTGGRLFGKEYPKVTSKDLPEVADRFCADLLEALTGNGAFFRSTLAFVKKTGKMSANVWLVKPTGRDLRQITNMPGESMSPAWSPDGRFVVFTHIDEKSHALGVWDRSSGKVQRIRFPGNVVIGPAFMPDNKVAVALSNGKYPVIFQLNHVFQKERVLEQNDSINVSPTFDSTGTKMAFTSSRLGGPQIFLKDLSSGSVTRVSKNGTYNTEANLSPDGTLVVYSRMTDYGHRIFVQDMLTGMERQVTFGPGSDEQPAFCADSYFIAFSSTRSGHGIYLTTRHGGDAKQVPTGGGSVYFPRWGMPGQQK; translated from the coding sequence ATGAAAAAACAGCTTCTTCTCCTGACCCTGGGGTTCTGGCTGGCTCTCGGAAGCGGGGCGCAGGCCGCCATGCGCGTGGACATTTACGGTCCGGGGCAAAACATTGTTAACCTTGCCCTGGCGGCCCCCATCAAGGGCCCCTCTGTTGAAGCGAACAGCATGGGCACCGACCTGCAAAAAATCGTGCAGGAAAACCTGAGTTTTTTGCCCTTTATGCGCCTTACCGATCCCAGAGCAGTGCTTGGCGGCGTTGTTCTGCCCGGGTATGAGCCGCCGTCCCTCGATTTCAAGCGCTTCCAGCTTGCCGGGTCGGACATTGTGGTAACGACCTACTGGCCCGAGGGCGACAGCGGCACCCGCCCCGTGCAGATCCGCGCTTTTGAAACCAACACTGGCGGGCGGCTTTTCGGCAAGGAGTACCCCAAGGTTACTTCCAAAGACCTGCCCGAAGTGGCCGACCGATTCTGCGCCGACCTGCTTGAAGCCCTTACGGGCAATGGCGCCTTCTTCCGCTCCACGCTTGCCTTTGTAAAAAAGACGGGCAAGATGAGCGCCAACGTGTGGCTGGTCAAGCCCACCGGGCGCGACCTGCGGCAGATCACCAACATGCCCGGCGAGTCCATGTCGCCCGCATGGTCGCCTGATGGCCGCTTTGTGGTCTTTACCCACATTGACGAAAAATCCCATGCCCTCGGCGTGTGGGATCGCTCCAGCGGCAAAGTGCAGCGCATCCGCTTTCCCGGCAACGTGGTTATCGGCCCTGCCTTTATGCCAGACAACAAGGTTGCCGTGGCGCTTTCCAACGGCAAGTACCCTGTTATCTTCCAGCTGAACCACGTTTTCCAGAAAGAACGCGTGCTTGAGCAGAACGACTCCATCAATGTTTCGCCCACATTTGACAGCACGGGCACCAAGATGGCATTTACCTCTTCGCGCCTGGGCGGCCCGCAGATTTTCCTCAAGGATCTGAGCAGCGGATCGGTCACACGCGTGAGCAAAAACGGCACGTACAACACCGAGGCTAATCTGTCGCCTGACGGAACTCTGGTGGTATACAGCCGCATGACCGACTATGGTCACCGTATTTTTGTGCAAGATATGCTTACCGGCATGGAACGTCAGGTCACTTTCGGCCCCGGCAGCGATGAACAGCCCGCTTTCTGCGCCGACAGTTACTTTATTGCGTTCTCGTCCACGCGCAGCGGTCACGGTATCTACCTGACCACCCGTCACGGCGGTGATGCGAAGCAGGTGCCCACCGGTGGTGGTTCCGTCTACTTCCCGCGCTGGGGCATGCCCGGTCAGCAAAAATAG
- the pal gene encoding peptidoglycan-associated lipoprotein Pal, whose translation MKRYALILALVMALAAGFGCAKKTTSEPGYDDGLTPEMRAAIQQITDARVYFAFDKFDIKPEYKEMLKTKADLLKKYSSIRVRIEGNCDERGTQEYNLALGERRARASYEYLVTLGVNPSQLEMISYGKENPAVQGNNEASWSKNRRDDFRVIAH comes from the coding sequence ATGAAACGCTATGCTCTTATTCTCGCTCTGGTTATGGCCCTTGCCGCCGGCTTCGGTTGCGCAAAGAAAACCACCAGCGAACCCGGCTATGACGATGGCCTGACCCCCGAAATGCGTGCGGCCATCCAGCAGATCACTGACGCCCGCGTCTACTTCGCTTTCGACAAATTCGACATCAAGCCCGAATACAAAGAAATGCTGAAGACCAAGGCCGATCTGCTGAAGAAGTACTCCTCTATCCGCGTGCGCATCGAAGGCAACTGCGACGAACGCGGCACCCAGGAATACAACCTCGCCCTCGGCGAACGCCGCGCCCGCGCTTCCTACGAATACCTGGTTACGCTTGGCGTGAATCCCAGCCAGCTGGAAATGATCAGCTACGGCAAGGAAAACCCCGCCGTGCAGGGTAACAACGAAGCTTCGTGGTCCAAGAACCGCCGCGACGACTTCCGCGTGATCGCCCACTAG
- a CDS encoding ExbD/TolR family protein, with amino-acid sequence MGASVGGGNKFVSDINVTPFVDVMLVLLIIFMVATPMMSQGLDVDLPQTKQVEVLSTEADHMVLTVRNDGKMYLDEYPVDTMEDLEGYLQRLVKEKNKTLFLQADKAVPYGTVVEVMGHIKAVGIEKLGVIAEQPDDASPKGGKPARARK; translated from the coding sequence ATGGGCGCTAGTGTTGGCGGCGGCAACAAGTTTGTTTCGGACATCAACGTCACGCCCTTTGTGGACGTCATGTTGGTGCTGCTGATCATCTTCATGGTGGCGACCCCCATGATGAGTCAGGGGCTGGACGTGGATCTGCCGCAGACCAAGCAGGTGGAAGTGCTTTCTACCGAGGCCGACCACATGGTGTTGACCGTGCGCAATGACGGCAAGATGTACCTTGACGAGTACCCCGTGGACACCATGGAAGACCTTGAGGGGTACTTGCAGCGTCTGGTCAAGGAAAAGAACAAGACGCTCTTTCTGCAGGCCGACAAGGCAGTGCCTTACGGCACCGTTGTGGAAGTCATGGGTCACATCAAGGCCGTGGGCATCGAAAAGCTCGGCGTTATAGCCGAACAGCCCGATGATGCCTCGCCCAAGGGCGGCAAGCCCGCACGCGCCCGAAAATAG
- a CDS encoding TonB family protein, which translates to MPSQPRTHLSSLCICSSLIAVTFFYVTAVGAFAASAASADQSTYAGNMLDKIIEIWAPPPALKSDFKVRLKVTVNGRGQVEDCKPVKSSGLEAFDSSVCGAVRQIGSFGTPPYGAPMDVHLTFWNGTPKGKPKAEPLSSEEALRAEVKARNKAEAALGDTRAEAAEARARERAEAIAKASGKDAPEVRPAPVAPAPAPKAGAESKKKGAKGPAMTQADNAPATQLIGRSSPTAAEPAAPAAKEKPARQADNLPTYGDPDMEAASAAASAQAQVQAKAQPPAKTDSAATSSGRAAVAASGTPAPAVTASGATAPGPTTSGASGVDRVKYRRDAARQIRDAILIPADTEPGEYQTRLRLTISPQGEITDFKVISPTGDKLLDKYVQRGIRRAGSLPPPPAELGGTLDITLTLVRR; encoded by the coding sequence ATGCCTTCCCAACCGCGCACGCACCTCAGCAGTCTTTGCATATGCTCAAGCCTCATCGCCGTGACGTTCTTTTACGTCACGGCGGTCGGGGCTTTTGCCGCTTCTGCCGCCAGTGCTGATCAAAGCACCTATGCCGGAAACATGCTGGACAAGATTATTGAAATATGGGCTCCGCCCCCGGCGCTTAAGAGCGATTTCAAGGTGCGCCTCAAGGTCACGGTTAACGGGCGTGGGCAGGTTGAAGACTGCAAGCCCGTCAAATCCTCGGGATTGGAAGCTTTTGACAGTTCGGTATGCGGCGCAGTGCGGCAAATTGGTTCTTTTGGAACACCGCCTTACGGCGCACCCATGGACGTGCACCTGACATTCTGGAACGGCACCCCCAAGGGCAAACCCAAGGCGGAACCCCTGAGTTCGGAAGAAGCGCTGCGGGCCGAGGTCAAGGCCAGAAACAAGGCTGAAGCCGCGCTTGGCGACACAAGAGCCGAAGCCGCAGAAGCCCGCGCACGTGAAAGGGCCGAAGCTATTGCCAAGGCCAGCGGCAAGGACGCGCCGGAAGTAAGGCCCGCGCCAGTGGCCCCGGCGCCAGCCCCCAAGGCGGGCGCTGAAAGCAAAAAGAAAGGCGCAAAGGGCCCGGCCATGACTCAGGCCGACAATGCACCGGCAACGCAGCTTATTGGCAGGAGCAGCCCCACCGCTGCAGAACCGGCCGCCCCTGCGGCAAAAGAAAAGCCGGCCCGACAGGCGGACAATCTGCCCACCTATGGCGACCCGGACATGGAGGCGGCATCAGCGGCAGCGTCGGCGCAGGCTCAGGTGCAGGCTAAAGCACAGCCTCCGGCAAAAACTGATTCGGCAGCCACGTCCTCTGGTCGCGCGGCGGTAGCAGCCTCGGGAACTCCAGCGCCTGCCGTGACTGCATCTGGCGCGACTGCACCAGGCCCAACTACATCTGGCGCATCTGGCGTTGATCGTGTAAAATATCGGCGTGATGCGGCGCGGCAGATACGCGACGCCATCCTGATCCCTGCCGATACAGAGCCGGGTGAATACCAGACACGCCTGAGGCTTACGATTTCCCCTCAGGGAGAAATCACTGATTTCAAGGTAATATCGCCCACGGGCGACAAGCTTCTTGACAAATATGTGCAGCGAGGCATACGCCGAGCAGGCAGCTTGCCCCCTCCGCCCGCCGAACTTGGGGGAACGCTGGACATCACCCTTACACTGGTGCGCCGCTGA
- the tolA gene encoding cell envelope integrity protein TolA, with amino-acid sequence MRLASYVLSFCLHAAIFLLIWFWPSSPPIKLDTPPVMISLVEGATGGNRTPSPILGHMGQPGDGPLAPTPPAPKAEVAAPERVEVKEPKPVPPQPKQDAAAVKKPEPKPEPKPQPKPEPKEEAKPIAQKKEDKPKPKEEPQKEAPKDQKKPEPPKADAKKDAKESKDAKSNVDPVAAALQQARKATSRADSGDRGNAVEQALAQAQRRAGGNRGGGGGEGTGPGGGGLGDVYMGQVMLAVRPNWGFTSASRLNLRCIINVKVDAQGKLLQNPVVTHSSGNAQFDASAASAIVRTANSGQFPPPPSADYGDLDLVFTLDELMGR; translated from the coding sequence ATGCGCCTGGCCTCATACGTTCTTTCATTCTGCCTGCACGCGGCCATATTTTTGCTGATATGGTTCTGGCCCAGCAGCCCGCCCATCAAGCTGGACACGCCTCCGGTCATGATCAGCCTGGTTGAGGGCGCCACAGGCGGCAACCGTACCCCCTCGCCCATACTCGGGCATATGGGGCAGCCCGGCGATGGCCCCCTTGCGCCTACGCCGCCCGCCCCCAAGGCGGAAGTGGCCGCGCCCGAGCGCGTTGAGGTTAAAGAGCCCAAACCTGTTCCGCCCCAGCCCAAGCAGGATGCAGCGGCGGTGAAAAAGCCCGAGCCCAAGCCCGAGCCAAAGCCGCAGCCCAAGCCGGAACCCAAGGAAGAAGCGAAACCTATCGCGCAGAAAAAAGAAGACAAGCCCAAGCCCAAGGAAGAACCGCAGAAAGAAGCTCCCAAGGATCAGAAAAAGCCGGAGCCTCCCAAGGCGGACGCCAAGAAGGACGCCAAGGAATCCAAGGACGCCAAGTCCAATGTTGACCCTGTGGCAGCGGCCTTGCAACAGGCGCGCAAAGCCACCTCGCGGGCTGATTCCGGCGACAGGGGCAATGCCGTGGAGCAGGCTCTCGCCCAGGCCCAGCGCCGCGCAGGCGGCAACAGGGGCGGCGGTGGCGGCGAAGGCACCGGCCCTGGCGGCGGTGGCCTTGGAGATGTGTACATGGGGCAGGTCATGCTTGCTGTACGGCCCAACTGGGGCTTTACCTCGGCCAGCCGCCTGAACCTGCGCTGCATCATCAACGTCAAGGTAGACGCCCAGGGCAAGCTGTTGCAGAATCCCGTAGTAACGCACAGTTCGGGCAATGCGCAGTTTGACGCTTCCGCAGCGAGCGCCATTGTGCGCACTGCCAACAGCGGCCAGTTCCCGCCCCCGCCTTCTGCGGATTACGGTGACCTTGACCTGGTGTTTACGCTTGATGAACTCATGGGCCGCTAA
- a CDS encoding ribonuclease J, with translation MNEPYLNITPLGGLGEIGLNCQLWETSGGVVMVDCGLMFPDDAHLGVDVVIPHFGAVSGIKDKLLGIVLTHGHEDHIGALPWIVPEIKGTRIYGSRFTLALVEHKLREREILDWVELCPVDINTVLPLGDLTFHFFPVCHSIPEGFGLGVETPVGRVVHSGDFKIDPHPLDATGTDLNLFRNFAGPDGARLLLSDSTNIVREGRSLTEREVKDSLDKIFAKAEGRIVITLFSSHIQRIQEVFDLAREHGRTVVISGKSLANNIEMARDLGIAKLPPSFFNAHNGVPDLPDDQIVLVVTGAQGEPLSALSRMVLGGHRQLEIRKGDTVVMSSRMIPGNAKAISRLINEMYRIGAEVLYESVHAIHASGHGQREELRDMLEAVRPTLFVPVHGEYQHLVKHGRLAVECGVEQDNVILLEDGLPLTLLKDSFRLEQRVPVECTLVDGKGVGDVGYAVLKERRILGDEGMVIVVLVVDSETGSILHGPEMISKGFVFEQHYSHLLEDAKCLVLDEIEAARPGQLGRLQEGIRSSLRRFFRRVLERDPVVVPVISEV, from the coding sequence ATGAATGAACCTTATTTGAACATTACCCCCCTCGGGGGGCTGGGAGAGATCGGCCTCAACTGTCAGCTGTGGGAAACCTCCGGCGGCGTGGTGATGGTTGATTGCGGCCTCATGTTTCCTGACGACGCCCACCTTGGCGTGGACGTTGTTATCCCGCACTTTGGCGCTGTCAGCGGCATCAAGGACAAGCTGCTCGGCATTGTGCTGACGCACGGGCATGAGGATCACATTGGCGCACTGCCCTGGATTGTGCCTGAAATCAAGGGTACCCGCATCTATGGCTCGCGCTTTACCCTGGCGCTTGTGGAACACAAGCTCAGGGAGCGGGAGATTCTGGATTGGGTGGAGCTGTGCCCTGTCGATATCAACACCGTGTTGCCTCTGGGCGACCTGACCTTTCATTTTTTCCCCGTCTGTCACTCCATTCCCGAAGGCTTTGGTCTGGGCGTAGAAACGCCCGTGGGCCGTGTGGTGCACAGCGGCGATTTCAAGATTGACCCGCACCCTCTCGACGCCACAGGCACCGACCTGAATCTTTTCCGCAATTTTGCCGGGCCGGACGGCGCACGGTTGTTGCTTTCGGATTCCACCAACATCGTGCGCGAGGGGCGTTCCCTTACGGAGCGCGAGGTCAAGGATTCGCTGGACAAGATATTCGCCAAGGCCGAAGGGCGCATCGTCATCACGCTGTTTTCCAGCCATATTCAGCGTATTCAGGAAGTTTTTGACCTTGCCCGCGAGCATGGGCGCACGGTGGTCATCAGCGGCAAGTCGCTGGCGAACAATATCGAAATGGCGCGAGATCTTGGCATTGCCAAGCTGCCGCCTTCGTTTTTCAACGCGCACAACGGCGTACCCGACCTGCCGGACGACCAGATCGTGCTGGTGGTGACAGGCGCGCAGGGCGAACCGCTCTCCGCCTTGTCGCGCATGGTGCTTGGCGGCCACAGACAGCTGGAGATCCGCAAGGGCGATACCGTGGTCATGAGTTCGCGTATGATCCCCGGCAATGCCAAGGCCATCTCCCGGCTGATCAACGAAATGTACCGCATCGGCGCAGAAGTGCTTTATGAAAGTGTTCACGCCATCCATGCCTCGGGGCACGGCCAGCGCGAAGAACTGCGCGATATGCTTGAGGCTGTGCGCCCCACGCTGTTTGTGCCTGTGCACGGCGAATACCAGCATCTGGTCAAGCATGGCCGCCTTGCTGTTGAATGCGGCGTGGAGCAGGACAACGTCATCCTGCTGGAAGACGGGCTGCCCCTTACCCTGCTCAAAGACTCTTTCCGCCTGGAACAGCGCGTTCCGGTCGAGTGTACGCTCGTGGACGGCAAGGGCGTGGGCGATGTGGGCTACGCCGTGCTCAAGGAGCGCCGCATTCTGGGTGATGAAGGCATGGTCATTGTGGTGCTGGTGGTTGATTCAGAAACCGGCAGCATACTGCACGGGCCGGAAATGATCTCCAAAGGTTTTGTGTTCGAGCAGCACTACAGCCACTTGCTGGAAGACGCCAAGTGCCTGGTGCTGGATGAGATTGAAGCGGCCCGCCCCGGTCAGCTTGGACGCTTGCAGGAAGGCATTCGTTCTTCGCTGCGGCGTTTCTTCCGCCGTGTGCTGGAGCGTGACCCCGTGGTCGTGCCCGTCATCAGCGAAGTCTAG
- a CDS encoding ABC transporter ATP-binding protein codes for MLELRNVDTYYGNIQALRDISLNIEEGEIVTLIGANGAGKSTTLMTICGINRPRKGEILWYGKPIHQLPPHEIVTLGISQVPEGRLIFPDLSVSENLDLGAFLRRDPAGVKDDLDYVFSLFPILSERRKQAGGTLSGGEQQMLAISRALMGRPKLLLLDEPSLGLAPIIIQQIFSIIQKVNSNGTTVFLVEQNANQALRIANHGYVMENGRIVMHDTAANLLTSEEVRTAYLGM; via the coding sequence ATGCTTGAGCTGCGTAACGTAGACACCTATTACGGCAACATTCAGGCCCTGCGCGATATTTCGCTGAATATTGAAGAAGGCGAAATTGTCACCCTGATCGGGGCCAACGGCGCGGGCAAATCCACCACGCTTATGACTATCTGCGGCATCAACCGCCCCAGAAAAGGCGAGATACTCTGGTACGGCAAGCCCATTCACCAGTTGCCCCCGCACGAAATCGTGACTCTGGGCATTTCGCAGGTACCGGAAGGCCGCCTGATTTTCCCCGATCTGAGCGTCAGCGAAAATCTCGACCTCGGCGCATTTTTGCGTCGTGATCCGGCAGGCGTGAAGGACGATCTGGACTATGTGTTCAGCCTTTTTCCCATTTTGTCCGAGCGCCGCAAGCAGGCTGGCGGCACCCTTTCCGGCGGCGAGCAGCAGATGCTTGCCATCAGCCGGGCTCTCATGGGCCGTCCCAAGCTTCTGCTGCTGGACGAACCATCCCTTGGCCTCGCCCCCATCATCATTCAGCAGATTTTTTCCATCATCCAGAAGGTCAATTCCAACGGCACCACGGTCTTTCTGGTGGAGCAGAACGCCAACCAGGCCCTGCGCATCGCCAACCACGGCTATGTTATGGAAAATGGCCGCATAGTCATGCACGACACAGCCGCCAACCTGCTCACCAGCGAAGAAGTGCGCACAGCCTATCTGGGCATGTAG
- a CDS encoding ABC transporter ATP-binding protein: MKPVLEVKDLSQDFGGLRALNELSLTVNSGEIVALIGPNGAGKTTFFNCVTGIYTPTEGQMFLHDASGDKQLLNGKKPHLITAMGMARTFQNIRLFSEMTVLENVMIGRHCRTKAGIFGAIVRDGRTRREEQDCIDRSYELLELVKLQDFWNETANNLPYGAQRRLEIARAMATEPRMLLLDEPAAGMNPQETNELKELVCSIRDNQQLSILLIEHDMGMVMSLSDRIYVMEYGSCIATGTPAEIRTNPRVIKAYLGESDA; this comes from the coding sequence ATGAAACCGGTACTGGAAGTAAAGGATCTTTCTCAGGATTTTGGCGGTCTCCGCGCGCTTAACGAGCTTTCGCTCACCGTGAACAGCGGCGAGATCGTTGCCCTTATCGGCCCCAATGGCGCAGGCAAGACCACGTTTTTCAACTGCGTGACCGGCATCTACACCCCCACAGAGGGGCAGATGTTTCTGCACGACGCCTCGGGCGACAAGCAGTTGCTCAACGGCAAAAAGCCCCACCTCATCACGGCGATGGGCATGGCCCGCACGTTCCAGAACATCCGCCTTTTCAGCGAAATGACCGTGCTTGAAAACGTGATGATTGGCCGCCACTGCCGCACCAAGGCGGGCATTTTTGGCGCGATCGTGCGCGATGGCCGCACCCGCCGTGAAGAGCAGGACTGCATCGACCGCAGCTATGAACTTCTGGAACTGGTGAAGCTTCAGGATTTCTGGAACGAAACGGCCAACAACCTGCCCTACGGCGCACAGCGGCGGCTTGAAATCGCCCGCGCAATGGCGACCGAGCCGCGCATGCTGCTGCTGGACGAACCCGCAGCGGGCATGAACCCCCAGGAAACCAACGAACTCAAGGAGCTGGTCTGCTCCATCCGCGACAACCAGCAGCTCTCCATCCTGCTTATCGAGCACGATATGGGCATGGTCATGTCGCTTTCCGACCGCATCTACGTCATGGAATACGGCTCCTGCATCGCCACAGGCACCCCCGCTGAAATCCGCACCAACCCCCGCGTCATCAAGGCCTATCTGGGAGAAAGCGATGCTTGA